A section of the Euwallacea fornicatus isolate EFF26 chromosome 24, ASM4011564v1, whole genome shotgun sequence genome encodes:
- the LOC136346659 gene encoding uncharacterized protein, translating into MAAYSNVEYADILFMYGRADGNAAAAQRLYRERFPQRRVPNVKVFANTYRRMSETGNLYHQDPRPNNQKYHAEVDVQIFNTFEAEPTTSVRKVAEQLNVSTWKVWSVLHSEKLHPFHYTPVQGLEEGDPIRRTHFCRFILHADIEDGRFLRRILWTDESKFSREGVTNFHNLHYWAEENPHMKKETSFQHKFSVNVWAGIIGRLLIGPYFLPDNLNGENYLEFLRNHLPDILDDIPLDVRTEIIFQNDGCPAHYRKTIREFLNNQFPERWIGRNGPILWPARSPDLTPVDYHIWGRMKELVYNEEIHDRDHLIQKINRAAKVMKVEMKLGVTTTEMRRRCRCCIRNGGSYFEHNN; encoded by the coding sequence ATGGCTGCATATTCAAATGTTGAATATGCTGATATACTTTTTATGTATGGCAGAGCTGACGGTAACGCAGCTGCCGCTCAGCGTTTATATCGTGAAAGATTTCCTCAAAGAAGAGTACCTAACGTAAAAGTATTCGCTAATACATATCGTAGAATGAGTGAAACTGGGAATTTATATCATCAAGATCCTAGACCGAATAACCAAAAATATCACGCTGAGGTGGacgtacaaatttttaatacgtttGAAGCAGAGCCCACTACAAGCGTTAGGAAAGTAGCTGAACAACTCAACGTATCTACGTGGAAGGTGTGGTCAGTTCTACACTCTGAGAAATTGCACCCTTTTCATTACACACCCGTGCAAGGACTTGAGGAGGGAGATCCAATCCGAAGAACACATTTTTGTCGATTTATCTTACATGCGGATATTGAAGATGGAAGATTTCTTCGCAGGATTTTATGGACggatgaatctaaattttcccGTGAAGGAGTTACCAACTTtcataatttgcattattgggctgaagaaaatccgcatatgaaaaaagaaacttcgtttcaacataaatttagtgTGAACGTATGGGCTGGTATAATAGGCAGGCTTTTGATTGGCCCATATTTTTTGCCAGACAATTTAAATGGCGAAAATTAcctagaatttttaagaaatcattTACCAGATATTTTGGACGATATACCTTTAGATGTAAGAACggaaatcatatttcaaaacgatgGATGTCCTGCCCATTATCGGAAAACAATAagggagtttttaaataatcagttTCCCGAAAGATGGATAGGGCGAAACGGACCAATATTATGGCCTGCTAGATCTCCGGATCTGACCCCAGTAGATTATCATATCTGGGGAAGAATGAAGGAACTGGTatacaatgaagaaattcacgatcgagaccatctcattcaaaaaattaatagggcaGCAAAAGTCATGAAGGTTGAAATGAAGCTAGGAGTAACCACCACAGAGATGCGACGAAGATGCCGATGTTGTATCAGAAATGGTGGATCTTATTTCgagcataataattaa